A genomic region of Paramormyrops kingsleyae isolate MSU_618 chromosome 19, PKINGS_0.4, whole genome shotgun sequence contains the following coding sequences:
- the fut9a gene encoding 4-galactosyl-N-acetylglucosaminide 3-alpha-L-fucosyltransferase 9 — protein sequence MSSASFHGILRPLVLVIFLLGSFVTLFFMYFKPSTNWLSGPIESATSALKVKNLFSAKKELNRTIVLIWLWPFGQTYDLSSCTLFNIEGCYLTADRNLYNKSDGVIIHHRDINSDFSNLPLTQRPSFQKWVWMNLESPSHSPKIPGIENLFNLTLNYRRDADIEVPYGSIVSTQEDETFVLPNKNKLVCWIVSNWNPEHTRVKYYNELYQHIEIHTYGQAFGEYISDKDFFPTIASCKFYLSFENSIHKDYITEKLYNPLSVGSVPIVLGPSRQNYENFVPGSAFIHVDDFLSPKELADHILLLDKNEDMYLQFFEWRKHFKVKMSYFWAEHTCRACDYISKHKEYKACNNLDTWYWG from the coding sequence ATGTCATCTGCATCCTTCCACGGAATTCTACGCCCGCTTGTGCTCGTCATCTTCCTTTTGGGTTCTTTTGTGactttgttttttatgtatttcaAACCATCGACCAACTGGCTCTCAGGCCCCATTGAATCTGCGACATCAGCTCTTAAGGTGAAGAATCTCTTTTCTGCAAAGAAGGAGCTGAATCGCACCATTGTTTTGATCTGGCTGTGGCCATTTGGTCAGACCTATGATTTAAGTTCTTGCACTTTATTCAACATTGAGGGATGTTACTTAACGGCTGATAGGAACTTGTACAACAAGTCCGATGGGGTCATCATCCACCACAGAGACATAAACAGTGATTTTTCAAACCTGCCATTAACACAGCGCCCATCTTTCCAGAAGTGGGTGTGGATGAATCTTGAATCACCATCACACTCACCAAAAATCCCTGGAATTGAGAACCTGTTCAATTTAACTCTGAATTACAGGCGAGATGCCGATATTGAGGTTCCGTATGGGTCTATTGTGTCAACGCAGGAAGATGAAACCTTTGTACTACCAAACAAGAATAAGTTAGTTTGTTGGATTGTAAGCAACTGGAATCCTGAACATACAAGAGTGAAGTACTACAATGAACTGTACCAGCACATTGAGATACACACTTATGGACAAGCCTTTGGGGAATACATTAGTGATAAAGACTTTTTCCCCACAATTGCCAGTTGCAAATTCTATCTGTCATTTGAAAACTCAATACACAAAGACTATATCACTGAAAAATTGTACAACCCACTATCTGTGGGCTCGGTGCCAATCGTTCTTGGACCGTCAAGGCAAAATTATGAAAACTTTGTTCCTGGAAGTGCCTTTATACACGTGGATGATTTTCTTTCCCCAAAAGAGTTGGCGGACCATATCTTACTGCTGGACAAGAATGAAGATATGTACCTACAGTTTTTTGAGTGGCGTAAGCACTTTAAAGTAAAGATGTCATACTTTTGGGCAGAGCACACGTGTCGTGCCTGTGATTACATCAGCAAACACAAGGAATACAAGGCATGCAATAACCTTGACACCTGGTACTGGGGGTAA